From the Solanum pennellii chromosome 4, SPENNV200 genome, one window contains:
- the LOC107017892 gene encoding transcription termination factor MTEF1, chloroplastic-like: MFGVGKNGGRRHFISMYCFKLELSFSSTTTPNLMPEFLVNSLGFSTEKAISASSKVTCLKPGNNKPNLVLNFFKQIGLDNTQIKILVYPAPTLLFADVGKTLEPKVRVLQEFGLSGLDLVRVISKSGPFLRTGLDTRIRPSLEYLRKLLGKDETVAKVLKRSPALLHYRLDRVMARNILFFLNHGCSSLDLEKLILRNPIIFVQKLEWLEDIVQRVEKEFCICRDSRMFYYGVEMLSSLSKSSLEMKLGIFRSFGWSDSDIITMVQRLPLCLTTSEVKLRNVLKFFMEELGYESSYIARHPTLIMFSLEKRVLPRIKIWELLQEKQVIKKVPCFYTVIKCSEREFLENYVLPVRDEIPEVYELYIKSRN, from the coding sequence ATGTTTGGAGTTGGTAAAAATGGTGGAAGAAGGCATTTCATTTCCATGTATTGCTTCAAACTTGAACTCTCTTTTTCCTCCACAACTACACCCAATTTAATGCCAGAATTTTTAGTGAATTCACTTGGCTTCTCCACAGAGAAAGCCATTTCTGCTAGCTCCAAGGTAACTTGCTTGAAACCCGGAAACAATAAGCCTAATTTAGTTCTCAATTTCTTCAAACAAATCGGTTTAGACAACACCCAGATAAAAATCTTGGTTTATCCGGCACCCACATTGTTGTTTGCTGATGTGGGGAAAACCCTTGAACCCAAAGTTAGGGTTCTTCAAGAATTTGGTTTATCTGGGTTGGATTTAGTTAGGGTTATTTCAAAAAGTGGACCTTTTCTTAGAACAGGTCTCGATACTAGGATTAGACCTAGTCTTGAATATCTTAGGAAGTTATTGGGTAAAGATGAGACTGTAGCTAAAGTTCTTAAGAGATCTCCTGCATTGCTTCATTATCGTCTCGATAGAGTAATGGCACGtaatatattgttttttctAAATCATGGTTGTTCCAGTTTGGACCTTGAAAAGCTTATTCTTAGGAATCCGATAATTTTTGTTCAAAAGCTTGAGTGGCTTGAGGATATAGTCCAAAGAGTGGAGAAGGAGTTTTGCATTTGTAGGGATTCACGGATGTTTTATTATGGAGTGGAAATGCTTTCCTCGCTTAGTAAGTCGAGTTTAGAAATGAAACTTGGAATTTTCAGGAGTTTTGGTTGGTCTGATTCTGATATTATTACAATGGTGCAAAGGCTTCCTTTATGTTTGACTACATCTGAGGTTAAGCTCAGAAATGTATTGAAGTTTTTCATGGAGGAGCTTGGGTATGAATCTAGTTACATAGCGAGGCATCCCACACTTATAATGTTCAGTTTGGAGAAGCGGGTCTTGCCCAGGATTAAAATCTGGGAACTTCTACAGGAGAAACAAGTGATAAAGAAAGTGCCATGTTTTTATACAGTTATCAAGTGTTCTGAGCGGGagtttttagaaaattatgtACTTCCCGTAAGGGACGAGATCCCTGAGGTATATGAGTTATACATCAAAAGCAGAAACTAA